From the genome of Pelmatolapia mariae isolate MD_Pm_ZW linkage group LG12, Pm_UMD_F_2, whole genome shotgun sequence, one region includes:
- the LOC134638665 gene encoding hyaluronan and proteoglycan link protein 1-like yields MMRLLCITIVCLILAGSAYSEETILTVKVSAELGGNITLPCRILSSDTVSFGDNGHRIKWTKVEDDEALNEDVLVKMGPHMRAYGSFEGRVFLQGLDNEDASLIMTEVSMDDKGKYHCDVDNGIEDSLQEVILEVHAGLMTGVVFPYSPPSGRYNLNFHDAVQTCEDQEAVIASHEQLLDAWKRGLDWCNAGWLSDGTVQYPITKPRHPCGGSNNGPGLRTYGRQEKIRQFDVFCYTTALKGRFYWLVQPERLTFDEAVEACRDNGAEIAKVGHMFAAWKLEGYDRCDAGWLADGSVRYPISRPRKNCSPTEAAVRFVGFPDKTVKSYGVYCYEPDQ; encoded by the exons atgatgaGGCTGCTGTGCATCACTATAGTCTGCTTGATCCTGGCTGGCAGTGCATACAGTGAAGAGACGATCTTAACAG TCAAGGTTTCTGCTGAACTAGGTGGCAACATCACCCTGCCTTGCAGGATCTTGTCCTCAGACACGGTGTCCTTTGGCGACAATGGACACCGGATAAAATGGACAAAGGTGGAAGATGATGAAGCTCTGAACGAGGATGTGCTGGTTAAAATGGGACCACACATGAGGGCCTATGGGAGCTTTGAGGGCCGTGTCTTCTTGCAGGGGCTCGACAATGAAGATGCCTCCTTAATAATGACTGAAGTCTCCATGGACGACAAGGGAAAATATCACTGTGACGTCGACAATGGGATTGAAGATTCACTGCAAGAGGTCATCTTGGAGGTGCATGCTGGTCTGATGACTG GTGTCGTGTTCCCATACTCCCCCCCTTCGGGCCGATACAACCTGAACTTCCACGATGCCGTGCAAACCTGTGAGGACCAGGAAGCTGTGATTGCCTCACATGAACAGCTGCTTGATGCGTGGAAACGCGGGTTGGATTGGTGCAACGCTGGATGGTTAAGTGACGGCACAGTGCAGTATCCTATCACCAAACCCAGACATCCTTGTGGTGGCTCCAACAATGGGCCTGGCCTCAGAACCTATGGACGCCAAGAGAAGATTAGGCAATTTGATGTGTTCTGCTATACTACTGCACTCAAAG GTCGTTTCTACTGGCTGGTCCAGCCTGAGAGGCTGACCTTCGATGAGGCTGTGGAGGCATGCAGAGATAACGGTGCAGAGATTGCCAAGGTGGGCCACATGTTTGCTGCCTGGAAGCTTGAAGGCTATGATCGCTGTGATGCCGGCTGGCTGGCTGATGGAAGTGTCCGGTACCCCATCTCCAGGCCACGGAAGAACTGCAGCCCCACAGAAGCAGCAGTGCGCTTTGTTGGGTTTCCCGACAAGACAGTGAAGTCCTATGGCGTGTATTGCTACGAGCCTGATCAGTGA